One stretch of Streptomyces hygroscopicus DNA includes these proteins:
- a CDS encoding bifunctional D-altronate/D-mannonate dehydratase: protein MKTDTITAVDVLVTSPGRNFVLLKITTADGVTGWGDATLNGRELAVASYLRDHLAPLLIGRDPARIEDTWQYLYRGAYWRRGPVTMTAIGAVDIALWDIKGRTTGQPVYQLLGGAVRDRILTYTHATGWDLPQLLDSIEERRDRGFRAVRAQSGVPGLEMVYGVSRSGTGYEPAGRGAAPVEETWDTDAYLCHAPRVLTQVREHVGPELKLLHDAHHRLTPGQAARLGRALEPVDLFWLEDVTPAENQEVLRHVRHHTTVPLAIGEVFNTVWECQTLITEQLIDFIRTCVSHAGGISHLRRIATLADLWQVRLGPHGPSDISPVALGASLHLGLATPNFAIQEYMGYEPLVHEVFRHAWSYADGHLHPGDTPGIGVEIDEELAARHPYEPAYLPVARRLDGSMTDW, encoded by the coding sequence GTGAAGACCGACACCATCACCGCCGTCGATGTGCTGGTCACCAGCCCCGGACGCAACTTCGTCCTCCTGAAGATCACCACCGCGGACGGGGTCACCGGCTGGGGCGACGCCACCCTCAACGGGCGCGAACTCGCCGTCGCCTCCTATCTGCGCGACCACCTCGCCCCCCTCCTCATCGGCCGCGACCCCGCCCGGATCGAGGACACCTGGCAGTACCTCTACCGAGGCGCCTACTGGCGGCGCGGGCCGGTGACCATGACCGCCATCGGCGCGGTGGACATCGCGCTGTGGGACATCAAGGGCCGGACCACCGGACAGCCCGTCTACCAGCTGCTCGGCGGCGCGGTCCGTGACCGGATCCTCACCTACACCCACGCCACCGGCTGGGACCTCCCCCAGCTGCTGGACTCCATCGAGGAGCGCCGGGACCGCGGCTTCCGCGCCGTACGGGCCCAAAGCGGCGTCCCCGGACTGGAGATGGTCTACGGGGTCAGCCGAAGCGGCACCGGATACGAACCGGCCGGCCGGGGCGCCGCCCCCGTCGAAGAGACCTGGGACACCGACGCCTACCTCTGCCACGCCCCCCGCGTCCTCACACAGGTCCGCGAACACGTCGGCCCCGAGCTGAAACTGCTCCACGACGCGCACCACCGGCTCACCCCCGGCCAGGCCGCCCGGCTCGGCCGAGCCCTGGAACCGGTCGACCTCTTCTGGCTGGAGGACGTCACCCCCGCCGAGAACCAGGAGGTGCTGCGGCACGTCCGGCACCACACCACCGTCCCGCTGGCGATCGGCGAGGTGTTCAACACCGTCTGGGAGTGCCAGACGCTGATCACCGAGCAGCTGATCGACTTCATCCGGACCTGTGTGAGCCACGCGGGCGGCATCAGCCATCTGCGGCGCATCGCCACCCTCGCCGACCTCTGGCAGGTGCGGCTCGGACCGCACGGCCCCTCGGACATCTCACCCGTCGCCCTGGGCGCCTCACTCCACCTGGGCCTGGCCACCCCCAACTTCGCCATCCAGGAGTACATGGGCTACGAACCCCTGGTCCACGAGGTGTTCCGGCACGCCTGGTCCTACGCCGACGGACACCTCCACCCCGGCGACACACCCGGCATCGGCGTCGAGATCGACGAGGAACTCGCCGCCCGCCACCCCTACGAACCCGCCTATCTGCCGGTCGCGCGACGGCTCGACGGCTCGATGACGGACTGGTGA
- a CDS encoding Mannitol dehydrogenase domain-containingprotein — protein sequence MPHSLPRLRRATAPAAALTLPHPPAETGIVHLGLGNFHRAHQAVHTAAALRHTDGPWGILGVASRSATVVRAMRDQDMAYAVVEISPDDTRVTVPAVHTGALVAAEQPDDVLDALAAPATAVITLTVTEHGYTFSPRTGGLDLDAPAVQADLRGDAPPRTTIGQLVRGLQRRRLSHARPVTVLSCDNLVGNGTQTRRLVHEFTQALPAAERDDLAPWLQSAVTFPNSMVDRIVPATTDAYREAVAAHLGVRDTVPVPAEPFSMWVMEDRFAAGRPRWETGGALFTDDVEPYELLKLRLLNGTHSLIAYLGALDGRETIPDATAQPFIAEAARAVLHDEYLPTLTVPADIDLDHYTGQLFDRWANTALGHRTRQVGSDGSVKLRQRVPEPALFHLRAGRMPHHLALTLAAYLCCVAPRPGFSPGPHATAMADPARETLATITGRGATSSGPSFVEAVLDSGLLGDGLTDHPDFTTRVSELIDLIVRHGPAAAAADAAGALQAPAHR from the coding sequence ATGCCGCACAGCCTCCCCCGCCTCCGCCGCGCCACCGCCCCCGCAGCCGCCCTCACCCTCCCGCACCCGCCCGCCGAGACCGGCATCGTGCACCTGGGCCTCGGCAACTTCCACCGCGCCCACCAGGCCGTCCACACCGCGGCGGCACTGCGCCACACCGACGGCCCCTGGGGCATCCTCGGTGTCGCCAGCCGCTCCGCCACCGTGGTGCGGGCGATGCGCGACCAGGACATGGCCTACGCGGTCGTGGAGATCTCCCCCGACGACACCCGCGTCACCGTCCCCGCCGTGCACACCGGCGCCCTGGTGGCCGCCGAACAGCCCGACGACGTCCTCGACGCCCTCGCGGCACCCGCCACGGCCGTCATCACCCTGACCGTCACCGAACACGGCTACACCTTCTCCCCGCGCACCGGCGGCCTCGACCTCGACGCGCCCGCCGTCCAGGCCGACCTGCGGGGCGACGCGCCACCACGGACCACCATCGGACAGCTCGTCCGTGGCCTGCAGCGCCGCAGGCTGTCCCACGCCCGGCCCGTCACCGTGCTCAGCTGCGACAACCTCGTCGGCAACGGAACACAGACCAGGCGGCTGGTCCACGAGTTCACCCAGGCCCTACCGGCGGCCGAACGCGACGACCTCGCGCCCTGGCTGCAGTCCGCGGTGACCTTCCCCAACTCCATGGTCGACCGGATCGTCCCCGCCACCACCGACGCCTACCGCGAGGCGGTCGCCGCCCACCTCGGCGTACGGGACACCGTCCCGGTACCGGCCGAACCCTTCAGCATGTGGGTGATGGAGGACCGCTTCGCCGCCGGGCGCCCGCGCTGGGAGACGGGCGGGGCGCTCTTCACCGACGACGTCGAACCCTACGAACTGCTGAAGCTGCGCCTGCTCAACGGCACCCACTCCCTCATCGCCTACCTCGGCGCGCTGGACGGACGGGAGACCATCCCGGACGCGACCGCACAGCCGTTCATCGCCGAAGCCGCCCGCGCGGTGCTCCACGACGAGTATCTGCCGACCCTCACCGTGCCCGCCGACATCGACCTCGACCACTACACAGGGCAGCTCTTCGACCGCTGGGCCAACACCGCCCTGGGCCACCGCACCCGGCAGGTCGGCTCGGACGGCTCGGTCAAACTGCGCCAACGGGTCCCCGAACCCGCCCTGTTCCACCTGCGAGCCGGCCGCATGCCCCACCACCTGGCTCTCACCCTCGCCGCCTATCTGTGCTGCGTGGCACCGCGCCCCGGCTTCTCCCCCGGTCCCCACGCCACCGCGATGGCGGACCCCGCCCGTGAAACCCTCGCCACCATCACCGGCCGCGGCGCCACCTCATCCGGGCCGTCCTTCGTCGAGGCCGTCCTGGACAGCGGGCTGCTCGGCGACGGACTGACGGACCACCCGGACTTCACCACCCGGGTCTCCGAGCTGATCGACCTCATCGTCCGCCACGGGCCGGCCGCCGCGGCCGCCGACGCCGCCGGGGCCCTCCAGGCCCCCGCACACCGCTGA
- a CDS encoding MFS transporter: MDSNSTPATARPPSPATTPAEPPADPGAVRRAAWAGLIGTALEQYDFVIYGTASALIFSDLFFPNASPSVGILASFSTYAVGFAARPLGGLFFSRYGDRLGRKWVLVATLLLMGGSTLAIGLLPTYNEVGVLAPILLLICRMGQGFGAGAEQSGGATLLTETAATGRRGRLSSLVMTGAALGTALGAVAWILAQRLPEDALMSWGWRLIFGSSLFVTVIAMVLRRKLHESPVFTELKEQRERPASPVKEVFQHGRKPMLLVLFMNFGISTQSYTYQVFMASYLVSSVGVDKDFVPQVLLIGAVCGGLAAICFGTLSDRLGRRPVYSTIAGALVLLPAPTFIALNTGSHVAITVAIVVGFVLACHGSVGVQMSYFPELFGKRYRYAGVTLGREFSSVIGGGVAPLVCSALVTAFSGSWIPVAVYMTVVTAVSLVATRLAPETLDRDLNTAADSTAPVNR, from the coding sequence ATGGACAGCAATTCCACCCCCGCCACGGCGCGTCCCCCGTCGCCGGCCACCACCCCCGCCGAGCCACCCGCCGACCCCGGCGCGGTGCGCCGCGCCGCCTGGGCCGGTCTCATCGGCACCGCGCTCGAGCAGTACGACTTCGTCATCTACGGCACCGCCTCGGCACTGATCTTCAGCGATCTGTTCTTCCCCAACGCCTCACCGTCCGTGGGCATCCTGGCCAGCTTCAGCACCTACGCGGTGGGCTTCGCCGCCCGCCCGCTCGGCGGACTCTTCTTCTCCCGCTACGGCGACCGCCTGGGCCGCAAGTGGGTGCTGGTCGCGACCCTGCTCCTGATGGGCGGCTCCACCCTCGCCATCGGACTGCTGCCGACCTACAACGAGGTGGGCGTGCTCGCCCCGATCCTGCTGCTGATCTGCCGTATGGGGCAGGGCTTCGGGGCCGGGGCCGAGCAGTCCGGCGGCGCCACCCTGCTCACCGAGACGGCCGCCACCGGACGCCGCGGCAGACTGTCCTCCCTCGTCATGACCGGCGCGGCACTGGGCACCGCTCTGGGCGCGGTGGCCTGGATCCTCGCCCAACGCCTGCCCGAGGACGCCCTGATGAGCTGGGGCTGGCGACTGATCTTCGGCAGCAGCCTCTTCGTGACCGTGATCGCCATGGTCCTGCGCCGCAAGCTGCACGAGAGCCCGGTCTTCACCGAGCTCAAGGAACAGCGGGAGCGACCCGCCTCACCGGTGAAGGAGGTCTTCCAGCACGGCCGGAAGCCCATGCTCCTGGTGCTGTTCATGAACTTCGGCATCAGCACCCAGTCCTACACCTACCAGGTCTTCATGGCCTCCTATCTGGTGTCCAGCGTCGGCGTCGACAAGGACTTCGTCCCGCAGGTGCTGCTGATCGGGGCCGTGTGCGGCGGTCTCGCGGCCATCTGCTTCGGCACCCTCTCCGACCGCCTCGGGCGGCGCCCGGTGTACTCCACGATCGCGGGCGCGCTGGTGCTGCTGCCGGCCCCGACCTTCATCGCGCTGAACACCGGATCCCATGTGGCGATCACCGTGGCCATCGTCGTCGGCTTCGTCCTGGCCTGCCATGGCTCGGTCGGCGTCCAGATGAGCTACTTCCCCGAGCTGTTCGGCAAGCGCTACCGCTACGCGGGCGTCACCCTGGGCCGGGAGTTCTCCTCGGTGATCGGAGGCGGGGTCGCGCCACTGGTCTGCAGTGCGCTCGTCACCGCGTTCTCCGGCTCCTGGATACCGGTCGCCGTCTATATGACGGTGGTCACGGCGGTCAGCCTCGTCGCCACCCGGCTGGCCCCGGAGACCCTCGACCGCGATCTGAACACCGCGGCCGACAGCACCGCGCCGGTGAACCGGTGA
- a CDS encoding 30S ribosomal protein S18, translated as MARRLDPTRRDARRNRVNPLDKAGITYIDYKDTELLRKFISDRGKIRSRRVTRVSARQQRQLARAIKNAREMALLPYGSR; from the coding sequence ATGGCCCGACGCCTCGACCCCACCCGCCGGGACGCCCGGCGCAACCGCGTGAACCCGCTGGACAAGGCGGGGATCACCTATATCGACTACAAGGACACCGAGCTGCTGCGGAAGTTCATCTCCGACCGCGGCAAGATACGCAGCCGCCGGGTGACCCGGGTGAGCGCGCGGCAGCAGCGCCAACTGGCCCGCGCCATCAAGAACGCGCGTGAGATGGCGCTGCTGCCTTACGGGTCGCGTTAG
- a CDS encoding cobalamin biosynthesis protein CobW, with protein sequence MIADENRLAVAVVGGLHADARRAAVEEILRTVPGSVALHHDLSAATDRAVRRTVRDASGLLGSGEAPLVNDCACCALREDMVPELLRLATGGGHRLAVVELWESVEPQAMAAVIAAEGAPLELTGVATAVDPALMVPYLANGDDLAEAGLAAAPTDQRTIADTFARQLEYPTVIAVAEDETSEESADDGDLALLTHLTPGARQKRLGEGALGPALLQGFDIAAAAARQHPACALLPQEGDDHGVATLVWRRERPFHPGRLYAALEDLTCAAARSRGRFWLADRGDTLLSWDAAGGALCVESAGPWLAALPDAAWEMVPAERRVAAALDWHSDHGDRCQHLTFTSPGLDRDGLLALLDSCLLTDSEYASGPDAWRRLPHAFDELLDQVS encoded by the coding sequence GTGATCGCGGACGAGAACCGGCTGGCCGTCGCGGTCGTGGGCGGACTGCACGCCGACGCCCGCCGCGCCGCCGTCGAGGAGATCCTGCGCACGGTGCCCGGCTCGGTGGCGCTGCACCACGACCTGTCCGCCGCCACCGACCGCGCCGTGCGCCGCACCGTGCGCGATGCCTCGGGCCTGCTGGGCAGTGGCGAGGCGCCGCTGGTGAACGACTGCGCGTGCTGTGCGCTGCGCGAGGACATGGTCCCCGAACTGCTGCGCCTGGCAACGGGCGGCGGGCACCGGCTCGCCGTCGTGGAACTGTGGGAGTCGGTCGAGCCCCAGGCCATGGCCGCCGTCATCGCGGCCGAGGGCGCGCCGCTGGAGCTGACCGGGGTGGCCACCGCGGTCGACCCGGCCCTGATGGTGCCGTACCTCGCCAATGGCGACGACCTCGCCGAGGCCGGTCTCGCCGCCGCCCCGACCGACCAGCGCACCATCGCGGACACCTTCGCCCGGCAGCTGGAGTACCCCACCGTGATCGCCGTCGCCGAGGACGAGACGTCCGAGGAGTCCGCGGACGACGGCGACCTGGCCCTGCTCACCCACCTCACCCCGGGCGCACGGCAGAAGCGGCTCGGCGAGGGGGCTCTGGGGCCCGCCCTTCTCCAGGGCTTCGACATCGCGGCGGCGGCCGCCCGGCAGCATCCGGCGTGCGCGCTGCTGCCGCAGGAGGGCGACGACCACGGGGTGGCCACCCTCGTCTGGCGGCGCGAGCGGCCCTTCCACCCGGGGCGGCTCTACGCCGCGCTGGAGGACCTGACCTGCGCCGCGGCCCGCAGCCGGGGCCGGTTCTGGCTGGCGGACCGGGGCGACACCCTGCTGTCGTGGGACGCGGCGGGCGGGGCGCTGTGTGTGGAGTCGGCCGGGCCGTGGCTGGCCGCGCTGCCGGACGCCGCCTGGGAGATGGTCCCGGCCGAACGGCGGGTGGCCGCCGCGCTCGACTGGCATTCCGACCACGGCGACCGCTGTCAGCACCTCACCTTCACCTCGCCCGGTCTCGACCGTGACGGGCTGCTGGCCCTGCTCGACTCGTGTCTGCTGACCGACTCCGAGTACGCGTCCGGGCCGGACGCCTGGCGTCGGCTGCCGCACGCCTTCGACGAACTGCTCGACCAGGTGTCCTGA
- a CDS encoding 50S ribosomal protein L31, which translates to MKPGIHPAYRPVVFRDRSADFAFLTRSTATSDKTVEWQDGNTYPVIDVEISSASHPFYTGNQRVVDTAGRVERFERRYGRGRRGR; encoded by the coding sequence ATGAAGCCCGGCATCCACCCCGCGTACCGGCCCGTCGTCTTCCGCGACCGGTCCGCCGACTTCGCCTTCCTCACCCGCTCCACCGCCACCAGCGACAAGACCGTGGAGTGGCAGGACGGCAACACCTACCCGGTCATCGATGTCGAGATCTCCTCGGCGAGCCACCCCTTCTACACCGGCAACCAGCGCGTCGTGGACACCGCGGGCCGTGTCGAGCGGTTCGAGCGGCGCTACGGACGCGGGCGGAGGGGCCGGTGA
- a CDS encoding 50S ribosomal protein L33, with protein sequence MLWLMARNELRPIIKLRSTAGTGYTYVTRKNRRNDPDRMTLRKYDPVAGRHVDFREER encoded by the coding sequence ATGCTGTGGCTCATGGCACGCAATGAACTACGCCCGATCATCAAGCTGAGGTCCACCGCGGGCACCGGCTACACGTATGTGACCCGCAAGAACCGGCGGAACGACCCCGACCGGATGACCCTCCGCAAGTACGACCCGGTCGCCGGCCGCCACGTCGACTTCCGTGAGGAGCGCTGA
- a CDS encoding 50S ribosomal protein L28, giving the protein MSAHCQLTGRQPGFGHHISHSHRRTKRRFDPNIQHKRYWLPSEGRHIRLTLSAKAIRTVDVIGIEAAVARIRARGGKV; this is encoded by the coding sequence ATGTCCGCCCACTGCCAACTCACCGGCCGGCAGCCCGGCTTCGGCCACCACATCTCCCACTCCCACCGCCGCACCAAGCGCCGGTTCGACCCCAACATCCAGCACAAGCGCTACTGGCTGCCGAGCGAGGGCCGCCACATCCGGCTCACCCTCAGCGCCAAGGCCATCAGGACCGTCGACGTGATCGGCATCGAAGCGGCGGTGGCCCGTATCCGCGCCCGGGGAGGGAAGGTCTGA
- a CDS encoding 30S ribosomal protein S14 — protein sequence MAKKSKIAKNERRRVIVARYAKRRAELKALIADPRASEQERLDAQRELRRQPRDASATRVRNRDSIDGRPRGHLRAFGLSRIRLREMAHAGELPGVTKSSW from the coding sequence ATGGCGAAGAAGAGCAAGATCGCAAAGAATGAGCGGCGGCGCGTGATCGTGGCGCGTTACGCCAAGCGCCGCGCCGAGCTGAAGGCGCTCATCGCCGACCCCCGCGCCTCGGAGCAGGAACGACTCGACGCCCAGCGGGAACTGCGCCGCCAGCCCCGCGACGCCAGCGCCACCCGCGTACGGAACCGCGACTCCATCGACGGCCGCCCCCGCGGTCACCTGCGCGCCTTCGGCCTCTCTCGCATCCGGCTGCGCGAAATGGCACACGCGGGCGAACTCCCGGGGGTGACCAAGAGCAGCTGGTGA
- a CDS encoding 3-hydroxyisobutyryl-CoA hydrolase: protein MTDSVTDRVTDSVIDDDAVLTRTEGRAGHLTLNRPRALNALTPPMVARIAEALTAWERDPAVQAVVIGGAGERGLCAGGDIRMIHRDVTSGGGAASRAFWRDEYTLNAQIARYPKPYVALMDGIVMGGGVGVSAHGSVRIVTERSRVAMPETTIGFVPDVGGTYLLSRAPGELGTHLALTGASVGAADALRCGLADHVVPSERLPALTRDLAADPVPDVLPRYAVDAPAGTLDGRREWIDHCYAAETVEEIVDRLMAVGEPAAKETAETLLAKSPTALKVTLAAVRGARALDSLERVLEQEYRVSCAALSRPDFVEGVRAQVIDKDRRPRWTPAALAEVTDAEVAGFFAPPADGDLRLADAP from the coding sequence GTGACCGACTCCGTGACCGACCGCGTGACCGACTCCGTGATCGACGACGACGCCGTGCTGACGCGCACCGAGGGCCGCGCCGGACATCTCACCCTCAACCGCCCCCGCGCCCTCAACGCCCTCACCCCTCCGATGGTGGCCCGGATCGCCGAGGCCCTCACCGCCTGGGAGCGGGATCCGGCCGTCCAGGCCGTGGTGATCGGCGGGGCGGGGGAGCGCGGGCTGTGCGCGGGCGGCGACATCCGCATGATCCATCGGGATGTGACCTCGGGCGGCGGCGCGGCCTCGAGGGCGTTCTGGCGCGACGAGTACACGCTCAACGCGCAGATCGCCCGCTACCCCAAGCCGTATGTGGCCCTGATGGACGGCATCGTGATGGGCGGGGGCGTCGGGGTCTCGGCCCATGGCAGCGTGCGGATCGTCACCGAGCGTTCCCGGGTGGCCATGCCCGAGACCACGATCGGCTTCGTACCGGACGTCGGCGGCACCTATCTGCTGTCCCGCGCACCGGGCGAACTGGGGACGCATCTGGCGCTCACGGGAGCGTCGGTGGGCGCCGCCGACGCGCTGCGGTGCGGGCTGGCCGACCATGTCGTCCCCTCCGAGCGGCTGCCCGCGCTGACCCGGGATCTGGCCGCGGACCCGGTGCCGGACGTCCTTCCCCGGTACGCGGTGGACGCCCCGGCCGGGACCCTGGACGGCCGGCGGGAGTGGATCGACCACTGCTACGCGGCGGAGACCGTCGAGGAGATCGTGGACCGGCTGATGGCCGTCGGGGAACCGGCCGCCAAGGAGACCGCCGAGACCCTTCTCGCCAAGTCCCCCACGGCGCTGAAGGTCACGCTGGCCGCCGTACGCGGGGCCCGCGCGCTCGATTCGCTGGAGCGCGTCCTGGAGCAGGAGTACCGCGTCTCGTGTGCGGCCCTGTCCCGCCCGGACTTCGTCGAGGGCGTCCGCGCCCAGGTGATCGACAAGGACCGCCGCCCCCGCTGGACCCCGGCCGCTCTGGCCGAGGTCACCGACGCGGAGGTGGCCGGCTTCTTCGCGCCGCCCGCCGACGGCGACCTCCGCCTCGCCGACGCCCCGTAG
- a CDS encoding glyoxalase has product MLSIGSVVLGVSDVRRAAAFWTRALGYVPRGEIEDDWAVLVPADGRTGVRLSLGRSETPVQGRPRVHLDLYAGDASDQAAEVERLVSLGARRVRWELYPPDADFIVLADPDGNRFCVIDTGRG; this is encoded by the coding sequence ATGCTGTCGATCGGTTCCGTGGTGCTGGGGGTCTCGGACGTCCGGCGCGCGGCGGCGTTCTGGACACGGGCCCTGGGATACGTCCCGCGCGGGGAGATCGAGGACGACTGGGCGGTGCTGGTCCCCGCGGACGGGCGCACCGGGGTCCGGCTGTCGCTCGGCCGCAGCGAGACCCCGGTCCAGGGGCGCCCACGCGTCCATCTGGATCTCTACGCGGGGGACGCGTCCGATCAGGCCGCCGAGGTCGAGCGGCTGGTCTCGCTCGGCGCCCGGCGGGTCCGCTGGGAGCTGTATCCGCCGGACGCCGATTTCATCGTCCTGGCCGACCCGGACGGAAACCGCTTCTGCGTCATCGACACCGGCCGCGGCTGA
- a CDS encoding beta-lactamase, giving the protein MTAHPLTTSTPAAEGVDARGVHAFLDAVEGAPDIEPHSLMILRHGRLIASGWWAPYTAERPHLLYSLSKSFTSTAAGLAAAEGLLNLDDPVISYFPEFEAEITDPGSRAMLVRHVASMASGHAEETVERAFGGDPEEPVRGFLRIPPDHAPGTVFAYNQPATYTLAAIVQRVTGQSLTEYLRPRLFDPLGIGETAWLQVPAGRDLGFSGLFAATDAIARLGLLYLRGGEWEGERLLPESWVAEATREHIATEEAMVDGSGPDWRRGYGFQFWMSRHGYRGDGAFGQFCLVLPEHDVVIATTADTERMQAVLDAVWEHLLPAFGEAPLTGREDEDAALERRLSRLALPPLTAKPAPLTDPGAWSGAEFGPEGGACADQPTLTGVTVAEDGSGGWTVSLAEEASRLDLGFDGAGWRVADGPRAPVPTAVSGGWTDPDTLTVDVAFLETPHHLVVTCSLADRVFTARWRTVPLHRAPLHAMRAPRPR; this is encoded by the coding sequence ATGACTGCTCATCCGCTGACCACCAGCACCCCCGCCGCCGAGGGCGTGGACGCGCGGGGCGTCCACGCCTTCCTCGACGCCGTCGAGGGTGCGCCGGACATCGAGCCGCACAGTCTGATGATCCTGCGCCACGGCCGGCTCATCGCCTCCGGCTGGTGGGCGCCGTACACCGCCGAGCGGCCGCATCTGCTCTACTCCCTCAGCAAGAGCTTCACCTCCACGGCGGCGGGGCTGGCCGCCGCCGAGGGGCTGCTGAACCTCGACGATCCCGTGATCTCGTACTTCCCCGAGTTCGAGGCGGAGATCACCGACCCGGGCAGCCGGGCCATGCTCGTCCGCCATGTCGCGTCCATGGCCAGCGGACATGCCGAGGAGACCGTGGAGCGGGCGTTCGGCGGCGACCCGGAGGAACCCGTGCGCGGCTTCCTGCGGATTCCGCCGGATCACGCGCCCGGCACCGTCTTCGCCTACAACCAGCCCGCCACGTACACCCTCGCCGCGATCGTCCAGCGGGTGACCGGGCAGTCGCTGACGGAGTATCTGCGGCCGCGCCTCTTCGATCCGCTGGGCATCGGCGAGACGGCCTGGCTGCAGGTGCCGGCCGGGCGTGACCTCGGCTTCAGCGGGCTGTTCGCCGCCACCGACGCGATCGCCCGGCTGGGGCTGCTGTATCTGCGGGGCGGCGAGTGGGAGGGCGAGCGGCTGCTTCCGGAGTCCTGGGTCGCCGAGGCGACGCGGGAGCACATCGCGACCGAGGAGGCCATGGTCGATGGCTCGGGCCCGGACTGGCGGCGGGGGTACGGATTCCAGTTCTGGATGTCCCGGCACGGGTACCGGGGCGACGGGGCGTTCGGGCAGTTCTGCCTGGTGCTGCCCGAGCATGACGTGGTGATCGCCACGACGGCGGACACCGAGCGGATGCAGGCCGTTCTGGACGCGGTGTGGGAGCATCTGCTGCCCGCGTTCGGCGAGGCGCCGCTGACCGGCCGCGAGGACGAGGACGCCGCGCTGGAGCGGCGGCTGTCCCGGCTCGCGCTGCCGCCCCTCACGGCGAAGCCCGCGCCGCTCACGGACCCCGGCGCCTGGTCGGGCGCGGAGTTCGGCCCCGAAGGCGGCGCCTGCGCGGATCAGCCGACCCTGACGGGGGTCACCGTCGCCGAGGACGGCTCCGGCGGGTGGACCGTCTCGCTGGCCGAGGAGGCATCCCGGCTGGACCTGGGGTTCGACGGCGCGGGGTGGCGGGTTGCCGACGGGCCGCGGGCGCCCGTCCCCACGGCGGTGAGCGGGGGCTGGACGGACCCGGACACTCTGACCGTGGACGTGGCGTTCCTGGAGACCCCGCATCACCTCGTGGTCACCTGCTCCCTCGCGGACCGTGTCTTCACCGCGCGGTGGCGCACGGTTCCGCTGCACCGGGCCCCGCTGCACGCCATGCGCGCGCCCAGGCCGCGTTGA